The following DNA comes from Clupea harengus chromosome 9, Ch_v2.0.2, whole genome shotgun sequence.
CCCTTTGCAAAACTCATTCACTTCCTCACACATTCATATAAATATTCATCAAAGCTTGTCATCACACAAGGGCAggactgtttgtgtctgtagatGCTGTGGGGGTTAAACGCACCTTAGCTTTCTTCTTGCTGCTGGAGGCGCCTGGATGTTCCTTCTTGTCAGCGGGGCTGGGCTTGCGCTTCTTGCTCTTGCACACGGCCGTGGGGGCGGCGGCCTCCTCCTGGCGTAGGCTGTCCTTCAGCGGCCCCCCGGTGCGTGCGGCGCGCGACAGGATCATGAGCGTGTGGGCGGCCATGTTGATGCTGTTCTCGCTGCCCGTCTCACTGGCCGGGCTGCAGGCGGGCAGCTCAGGCGTGGCCGGTGGGAGAAGGTGGCGCGGTGTGCCCTCTGCCTCTCGGCCGGGGCGCTGCCTACCTGGCGTACGGAGGCAATCCAGAGAGTCCTCGTGCAGGCGGCCCAGGCCAGGAGTTCTAGGCAGGGGCATATCCAGGCAGCCCAGCCCTGGCTTCTTGGGTGGGGTGGCTGTAGGGTGGAGGCCCTGGATGTCCTGGAGCATTTCGGCAGCTTGTTTGGTAAGCGGGCTGGTCTTGCTCAGGGCCTTGCAGGGTGCTCCTGAGGCAGCTGGAGTGGTCCGGGAGGAGGTGATCGAGACAGGCTCCTGAGGAGCCGGGGGGGCAAGCTgggtcctctccttctccttctccctcccctggTGGGCCTCCAGCTCCTTCTCCTTGTTGGCGGTGACAGGAGTGACCTCCTGTGGGGGTGCTGGCCTCTCATCTTGTCCATTAACCGTGTCCTGTTTGCCcgactcctgtccgtccctctTGGCCCCGCTGGACACGGtcctgtgcctgtgtgactgCTCAGAGGCCGTGGTGTTCAGGGCCACATCGCTCGATGCGCTTCCTGTGTCCGGTTTCTCCGTCATGTGTGACTTCCTCCTGGACTCGGACCGTGTGCTGGGCCCCTGTTGGGCAGCTGCTGGCCCTTTGGGAGCTTCAAAGCTGCTGCTGGTTGTGTTTATGTCCTTCACCCCCGATAGATCCCTCACCGAGGAGTCCCTGTTCTGGGGGACGATGAAGGCCAAGGGCTGGGGAGTTTTGTCCTCCACCCGGACcgtctccaccctcctcttggCCCTGTTGCCTCCGAGGATGATGGGTTTGGGGGTGAGCGCACGCACCCCATCTCTActagtctgtctctcagtgggggtgggggtggtgggggccgGGCTCCTGGTCTGTTTCTCAGTGGGGGGGGTGCTGGTGGGGGCCGGGCTCCTGGTCTGCGTGGGACTCTGGCTGGCTGCAGGGGCTGCTGTTGGAGCTGCTGGTGGGGTTGGAGTGTTTGAAGAGGGAGGGTCGAAGCAGAGCATCCTCACATAGCCTCCAGTCTTCATGCTCTCTGTgctgggagaaggagaaggagaaggagaaggcaaGGGCAAGGGCACCGCTGCCTTCTGCACTGGACCAGCACCAGACTTGACTGTTTTACCTGAAACCAACAGATTCATTAATTAGTGTTTTCAACAAGTTAAGGAATTAATCCTTTTCATAGCTTACCACCATTAAAATAGTCAATTATCTGAAATAATTAATTTTAGAACGTTTCAACAATGAACCCAGCTGGATTGTACTATCATAATGTTTCAGTTTGAATAGTGTTGTAGAAGCCATGTTGAGAATGGCTACTTAATAGCTtcctcagaaacacagaaagagtaATCAGATCAATCTCATGCTAAAGCCTCTCCCCACTAACATCACAAGAAAAAGCCTCACCAGGGTTCCTGGCATCCTGTCGAGGGGCCAGTTTGGGTTTTGAGACAAGGGCTGCTGGCTGGGCCACAGATGTTGTGCAGGGCAAAGTTAGTACCTTCAAAAAGATTACACACAGTCTGTGACTTCAAAAATTGTTTTGAAGATGCATCTCTTTAGAATTaatatctttctttctatcttggaaaaaaactaaaactatgATACACATAAATGAAGACCATCAGACCAAGTAGGGTCATCAAATACCATGTTAACATGTCAGAAAAAGACGGGATAGATGGCATCTAAGAGTTTGCTGTGTAATAACACAGCACGTTGAACATTAGCATGTTAAATATAGCCCATTCATAAAGATAGTGTGCGAGTAATAACAGAATCACTCCATTGCCAAAGTCTAATTAATTTCAGACATCCCCCTGCCTCAACCAATTAAAATAGGGTTATTAATGAGGTCATACATATCCAAGATCTGTGCAATTGGACAGAAAGTACTACAATGAACTCGAAACCTGAGGAAAGCGTTTGTTTTGATTGGAATATGTTGTTGCAAAGTCAAATCCAAAGACGGTGGCAGGATGAAAAAAGCCTGGTGAAAAAGAATTTGATCGAAAGCAGGCCTATCCcttatttaataaaaaaatgtacttatacgttttataattttataataaGTTCAACTTATCAGATAAACCAATTGGGCCCATTTGTAATAAATTCATAACTGATTGAGGCCAGCCAATGATCAATGACTGAGTGAGGCTGATGCCAAATGGCTTTGAATAGGGCTGCAGCAGTACAGAAAAGTCCTCACCACCAAGAGTGCCACCTTGTGGTACCGCAAAAGAATCCCTTACATTTAGGAGCGAATCCGAATACCTGGGCGGATAACTTAGTTTCACTTTCGCTAATATTGCAAGAGATAGCATTTGGCCTTGAGACAGAGGTTCATTCATTTTACGATACTTGACCCGTTACGTTGATATTGTTGAGTTGAAAGAGTTTAAGGAGTTAATAATAACCGCTTAACACTTCAAAAGACTATTGCTGCATGGCATGTCTGGCTTGTCTGTTAAAGTTGCCATGATGTGACCAAGGGGTTACAATGACATAATACGCTTGCTAAATGTTATACAGTCGTATGAAAAAGTTtaggcacccctctgaggctgcatgataatttaccaAAAGAAAAATATCGGAGAGGTAAGGGCGAAGGATGGTCAGAATGGTCAAAGACAACCCTCAGACCACCTCCAAAGACCTGCAAGATCATCTCGCTGCAGATGGTGTCACTGTGCATCGCTCAACGATTCAGCGCACCTTGCACAAAGAACAGCTGTATGGGAGAGTGATGCGGAAGAAGCCTTTTCTGCACAAACACGCTCGCTTGAGGTATGCAAAAACAAATGCAGAGGAATGAGTATAATGTTCTGGAATAGCCATCCTAGATGGGATGACTTGAAGCGGGCTGTCCATGCTAGGCAGCCATCAAACCTAACTGAACTGGAGATGTTTTGTAAGGaggaatggtccaaaataccttcATCCAGAATCCAGACACTCATCAGACGCTATAGGAAGCGTCTAGAGgctgttatttttgcaaaaggaGGCTCTAGCaaataatttatatatttttctgtTGGGGTGCCCAAATGTATGCAGCTGTCTAATTTTGTTATGACGCATAtggcatattttctgtttatccaATACACCTTATTTCACTGCTGAAATATTACTGTGTCCATGAAGTATTATATACAAGAAGAAGTTGCTGATCCAAACGCCCTAAAatttataaatgaaaataatggaaatgatcaggggtgcccaaactttttcaTACGACTGTATATATGATCAGTGCGGAGGTCTGGGGGTTTCAGAATTGTTTTCTCGTTCTTGCATGGAGTGATAAAAAGAACGTGTGTACTGAGGACATGATCCTTTTCAAAGCTGCGCAAAGCTACGTTAAGTGCATAAGTAGCTGATGCAGTGCGGGTAAGAGACATTCATACATTGGTCTGTGCATCAATGTTATCGGCCCTTAACGTAAATTGATCCCATAGTGTCCCAAACACTGCTTTGGTAATAGTCTGGATAAAACTAAACAGATAGCACATACCTGATTGGGAACAACAGTGAACTTCCCTGTGTTACTCTGGCCCATCACGGACACGGGCACGACCACATTCTGCAGCATGGACTGGATTGGTGATGATATGATGAAGGTTGAACCTGTTAGGTTTGGAGAACAACACCactatttaattcaattcaattcaattattcTTATAGCactaataacaattgaaattgtgtCATGGTGCCTGAACCGCCTAGTGCAGGCACTAAGACTTTATAAtacctcaaaacacacacagaaagtgttGCGCCTCACCGTAAGACTGTGGTACTGCTCGTGACCGCGGTGGTGTAGCCAGAACTTGGGGCAACGTGGTCACCTGACCCTGGACTGCCGGAGCACCTGGAACCACCACCACGCTGGACTGGCGGTCTCCTGGCACCATCTGGTCTGTCACTACAAAGTAGCTGCTGGGGCCACTGAAGCCGGCACTGGCTGGAAGCAGCTGGAAGAAGCCCGGCTCCTTGGGGCCATCTCCAGCACCTCCAGGGGCCCGCTGATGGCCATCCTGACTGACCTCAGTCCTCTGAAGGCAGCTCACTGCCTGGACTGTCTCCTCAGGGGTCACCCCGGAGCTGGGGGCAGACAGCAACACCCCCCTGGCTGGGGACTTGGCCGGGGAGGAGAGGTATATGGTGGGGATGCCCTCCTCACTGATGCTGGACACAGCCTGGCTGAGCGTGGGATCTGTGGAGGGTTGCTCCTCTTCATCACTCACTATGATCTTCAGAGAGACTATCTGATTGGGGTCCGTCTGCACAGctgaggaggacgaggacgaggacacAGCAGCAGGACAAGCAGCTGGAGCCAATGGGAGCACagagctgacctctgaccccctcACCCTGTCTGGCAACTGGGATTTCTGGATGACTTCCCTTCCTTGGGTACTGTTCTTAACTGGGGAGCTAGACAGAGGGCCTTGTTCTCCGACAGACTCTTTGTTAGTGTGAGGTCCACTCAGCACCTCTGGTGTCTTCTCTACAGGGCGATGAGCACTTTGCCCTTGCACTGATTCTAGCTGCACCTCGTGTCCTGCTGTGGTTCCAGAGACCAGACTGCTCAAAGGGAGGCCAGGTGTGGCTCCAGAGGCCAGACTGCTCAAAGGGAGGCCAGGTGTGGCTCCAGAGACCAGACTGCTCAAAGGGAGGCCAGGTGTGGTTCCAGAGACCAGACTGCTCAAAGGGAGGCCAGGTGTGGCTCCAGAGACCAGAATGCTTAAAGGGAGGCCAGGTGTGGCTCCCAGCAGTTGGCTGCTGCCTGCTGTGGCTGGAGGCTGTTCTGGACTTTGACCTTTGCTGGCCTCAGGCATTTCCTGTGTCAAAGGCACTGAGTCGGTCTCAGGTGCCACAGGGCTGTCTACGTCCATACTCACTTCCTCCTCAGCTGCTGTGCTCTTGCTGGCTTGTGAGGCGTGTTGAGAGGCTCGTGTGTgcctcctgctccccctctgCTTTGGGTCCAAAGTCGACCCTCGGCCTGAGGCCAGGTTCTCAGAGGCTGGCTGTCTGGGAGTCAGGGCTGAAGGAAGGATTGGAGTAGGATTCTTGGATGCATTTGAAGACGGGGTGGACTTCCTCTTGTTCTTGGCCTCTTGAGCTCCTCTCGTCTTTGATTTAGGTGCAGATGAAGGCTCTGCACAAGACGCGGAGTCTTCCTGCACAGGACCTTTAACATGAAAGACATTTGGTCAGGGGAATAGGAATGGTCTTGTTCATGTTTATGAGCTCATGTCTACAGAAAGTGGGTGCACACATAAACCCACAATAGGAGTAAATCTACTGCCATTACTTGGGTCAACAACATCAGCTAGCTCCTCCACAAAACCAATCTCCTCGCCGTCCTGGTCTCTTTGGCCTCCTTCAATCTCCTCAGTGCCGCTTGTTCTACCTTTACCTGGAAGAGTCAAAAGTCATTTGGTTGCAGCTAACCATAACCCCTTAATGTCAACGCACTttccacagaaaaacagaaataggACCAACTGTGTTTTGGCATCaactatgacaaaaataagACAGCAATGATCACTACAAATGTCCTTGTTTACCCCTAAGGACTTACCGTAGTCAAAGAGTTCAAAAAGAGCCTGGAAGGCAGGGTCCGACTCAGTCTGCTCCAAAATGTCATGAATGGCAACATCCGACATGTGGATCTCCCCCTACATAAAGGATCAAACAGTCAAGCCCCTACTACATTGTTCGCGAAGGGCAGTGGCCTGTTTAAACAGATAAGGAAAGGCATATTACCTGGAGGCCCAGAATTTCATCAATTGACGGGTCTTGATCTACTGAGCTGCATGCTGCTTTTGAAGCTTGTGGACTATTGTCACTAAGCAGGAAATCAAAGATGAAGCCATTTTAGACAGCGCACTTCAAGATTGACATTAAAGATGGCACAACTGCATCTACATTAAAGATTGGCACAGCTAGGGCCATTTTCttgaattttcttttttttacctggcAAGTATTTTGTTAATATTTTCAGCAAGCTTCTCTTGTAGTGAACGGTCCTTCAGGATCTTCTCACGGGCACTATCTATTACCATTTGCTGTGAAAgtaaaacaagtaaacatgaaagCTTTTGCTGACTAAGtcacttaaaggtgcagtgtgtagacTTTAGCGGCATCTAGTTGCTGggagtggtgaggttgctgaattgcgaTCTCCCTTTCCAAACGTGTAGAAGAACATACGATGCCCCCTCAAGTGCTATAAAAAAGCGAAAGGCCCTCTATAGCAACAGTGTTTTGGTCTGTCCCTtttgggctactgtagaaacattgCGGCGCACATCACGGACTCCGTGGAAGAAGACCCACTCCTTATGTacatatgaagggctcattAGAAGCTAGTTttaatactatattccatttccgCTAACAGATCCCCTACAAGCTACACATTTGAAAGgtttaaatgtgaaacataaaaacacacaaccaacaaAAAACACTCACTGGGAAATTCTCCGACCCCACTTCTTGGCTTTGTCCTTCTTGAATAAGGCCGCTGGTCACCAGGCTGGCCCGTGTGCTTCCACTCCCTGAAGCCAGGcaccccccccttcttcttGGCGAATCGCTGAGATTCAAAAAGCAAATTGGGGTCACAGTGACAACTAGGATgcacgataccacttttttacaaaccgatacgagtacgagtatttttatttgtgtacttgccgataccgagtaccgataccgatacttcttagatttggtctccatgaaagtgcaattaatttggaggcagattttattttatcctctgcagattatgtcaagcctatagtacaaaattaacagaaggctatcccaagccaaaaataaacagagctttctggttttaacacacaaaaaaagccttcagacAATATcaccacattagacaaaatgcaaatataaccagataaaggcaattcaatttgctgcatagttaacaacacagtctgcttaacaaaaagtgaacagaactattactggattagcacaagagcacatttcagttacaaaaggatcagaagaatctcctgctcaagtacacgaacaatcacttaacctatgtggcacagtctttctctctacctctctctctctgtgtgtgtgggtgcgcgtttttttcttttgcaagacgtcagttaagattggttgcttcggtcttgcgccactagcatcagtgaactctgtgtacttaacactatggtgcgtcttcagatgtttaatcaaattgcttgtgttaaacagagtactttcctttccgcccctcgacaccgtagcagtgcagatcttacactgtgccttactcctgtcgtcgtcatttatcttaaaatgagcccaaatcgccgttaaggcagcacaacggaattgctaatcgctaacgagatgctagcagctaaatttagcgaaacctgtatactgaaatactttgacactatgacaaactttcctaacacagtcaaacatcaagcaaatgcaacacaagacggcaaataagctacttactagtctggcagagactggtaggacaggtaggacagtaaatcacattttgtgtcagcatagcccggccagtttgatgcagtgaaatactgatgagtggtatcggtgcttggtatcggcaattcaacaacgagtacgagtacgagtattttaacgaagtatcggcaccgataccgatactggtatcggtatcggtgcatccctagtgaCAACCATTCGTTATTATTCTGTTAACCCACTAACGAGTGCTCCTGCCAAGTCCAGTGTCTTACCACTTTCTGCGTGCTGGGGATAACGGTCCTGGGGTAAATCTCTGGTCAGGAACAATAATTTGCAGTGGGGTGTTGTCTAAAAGAAAGGCGGTAATacaccacatcatcacttcCCTATAACCCATGGGATAAAGACAGAGCTACCTCTTCTAGACTCTTCTATAGCAcaccacaaacataaacaatgtTTACAATGAAAATGATTGAGGGATGgcaaaaggagaaagaaactGCCTATTCATTCTTACGGCTCAGGTTGATGGACAGGCGGCTGCCATCCTGAAAATGACTGAAGGCCAGAGGTGACGGCCGAAGCTGCTGGGAGGAGATGCACACGGGGGTGGAGTGCCCTGGGTCTatgtgtggggtggggatgggactggacacactcacacctccagGAATGGGAGACGCCAGAGGGCTTGACAGGGCCCTGTGCCTCATGATGCCATTTTTTGTACGCACtgtagaaatgaacaaaaactattatatttatatatttataaacaaATGAGCACCAAAACCAACACCACATTCCTCACTGTAAAATGATCTATTACTAAGTCAACTAAAACATTCAAAATGTATCAGTTTCTACCAAATCCTACCTGGAATGTCCCTCATTGCATGACATCCATATTGATTTTTGGAGAGGAAGGATAAATCAACATTTTTTCTTCCAACATATCCCACACAGCAGTGAGTTAGCCAAGACAGGGTGTGTGGAACAGTTTTGTTTACATGCTGAAGACGAGTCCGATCTACCTACCAGATTGAGCTTTAAACGACACTCTGACCTCTTTCTCCAAAGGGGATTGGAGGTGGTATACACACATATGGGGCTACAGTGAGAACACTGGTCATAAAGTATGTAGATTAAAGTCATTAGGCTACTTACTCCTCTGGCTTGAGTAGACAATTGGAGAGTTCTGCATACATCTgagggaaaaaataaatgagaCATACTTT
Coding sequences within:
- the LOC122128476 gene encoding protein NPAT-like isoform X2, which translates into the protein MLLPSDIARLVLGYLQQEGLSATSRAFVLESPNLKEYAEHSTEDGFIPACVFSLFGKNLKTILNEYVAAKTKEISEENQVPAMLTSLWKKLDVTLNQIKCMQNSPIVYSSQRMRTKNGIMRHRALSSPLASPIPGGVSVSSPIPTPHIDPGHSTPVCISSQQLRPSPLAFSHFQDGSRLSINLSHNTPLQIIVPDQRFTPGPLSPARRKCDSPRRRGGCLASGSGSTRASLVTSGLIQEGQSQEVGSENFPQMVIDSAREKILKDRSLQEKLAENINKILASDNSPQASKAACSSVDQDPSIDEILGLQGEIHMSDVAIHDILEQTESDPAFQALFELFDYGKGRTSGTEEIEGGQRDQDGEEIGFVEELADVVDPSPVQEDSASCAEPSSAPKSKTRGAQEAKNKRKSTPSSNASKNPTPILPSALTPRQPASENLASGRGSTLDPKQRGSRRHTRASQHASQASKSTAAEEEVSMDVDSPVAPETDSVPLTQEMPEASKGQSPEQPPATAGSSQLLGATPGLPLSILVSGATPGLPLSSLVSGTTPGLPLSSLVSGATPGLPLSSLASGATPGLPLSSLVSGTTAGHEVQLESVQGQSAHRPVEKTPEVLSGPHTNKESVGEQGPLSSSPVKNSTQGREVIQKSQLPDRVRGSEVSSVLPLAPAACPAAVSSSSSSSAVQTDPNQIVSLKIIVSDEEEQPSTDPTLSQAVSSISEEGIPTIYLSSPAKSPARGVLLSAPSSGVTPEETVQAVSCLQRTEVSQDGHQRAPGGAGDGPKEPGFFQLLPASAGFSGPSSYFVVTDQMVPGDRQSSVVVVPGAPAVQGQVTTLPQVLATPPRSRAVPQSYGSTFIISSPIQSMLQNVVVPVSVMGQSNTGKFTVVPNQVLTLPCTTSVAQPAALVSKPKLAPRQDARNPGKTVKSGAGPVQKAAVPLPLPSPSPSPSPSTESMKTGGYVRMLCFDPPSSNTPTPPAAPTAAPAASQSPTQTRSPAPTSTPPTEKQTRSPAPTTPTPTERQTSRDGVRALTPKPIILGGNRAKRRVETVRVEDKTPQPLAFIVPQNRDSSVRDLSGVKDINTTSSSFEAPKGPAAAQQGPSTRSESRRKSHMTEKPDTGSASSDVALNTTASEQSHRHRTVSSGAKRDGQESGKQDTVNGQDERPAPPQEVTPVTANKEKELEAHQGREKEKERTQLAPPAPQEPVSITSSRTTPAASGAPCKALSKTSPLTKQAAEMLQDIQGLHPTATPPKKPGLGCLDMPLPRTPGLGRLHEDSLDCLRTPGRQRPGREAEGTPRHLLPPATPELPACSPASETGSENSINMAAHTLMILSRAARTGGPLKDSLRQEEAAAPTAVCKSKKRKPSPADKKEHPGASSSKKKAKKRLLDSFPDDLDVDKFLSSLHYDE
- the LOC122128476 gene encoding protein NPAT-like isoform X1 yields the protein MLLPSDIARLVLGYLQQEGLSATSRAFVLESPNLKEYAEHSTEDGFIPACVFSLFGKNLKTILNEYVAAKTKEISEENQVPAMLTSLWKKLDVTLNQIKCMQNSPIVYSSQRMRTKNGIMRHRALSSPLASPIPGGVSVSSPIPTPHIDPGHSTPVCISSQQLRPSPLAFSHFQDGSRLSINLSHNTPLQIIVPDQRFTPGPLSPARRKCDSPRRRGGCLASGSGSTRASLVTSGLIQEGQSQEVGSENFPQMVIDSAREKILKDRSLQEKLAENINKILASDNSPQASKAACSSVDQDPSIDEILGLQGEIHMSDVAIHDILEQTESDPAFQALFELFDYGKGRTSGTEEIEGGQRDQDGEEIGFVEELADVVDPSPVQEDSASCAEPSSAPKSKTRGAQEAKNKRKSTPSSNASKNPTPILPSALTPRQPASENLASGRGSTLDPKQRGSRRHTRASQHASQASKSTAAEEEVSMDVDSPVAPETDSVPLTQEMPEASKGQSPEQPPATAGSSQLLGATPGLPLSILVSGATPGLPLSSLVSGTTPGLPLSSLVSGATPGLPLSSLASGATPGLPLSSLVSGTTAGHEVQLESVQGQSAHRPVEKTPEVLSGPHTNKESVGEQGPLSSSPVKNSTQGREVIQKSQLPDRVRGSEVSSVLPLAPAACPAAVSSSSSSSAVQTDPNQIVSLKIIVSDEEEQPSTDPTLSQAVSSISEEGIPTIYLSSPAKSPARGVLLSAPSSGVTPEETVQAVSCLQRTEVSQDGHQRAPGGAGDGPKEPGFFQLLPASAGFSGPSSYFVVTDQMVPGDRQSSVVVVPGAPAVQGQVTTLPQVLATPPRSRAVPQSYGSTFIISSPIQSMLQNVVVPVSVMGQSNTGKFTVVPNQVLTLPCTTSVAQPAALVSKPKLAPRQDARNPGKTVKSGAGPVQKAAVPLPLPSPSPSPSPSTESMKTGGYVRMLCFDPPSSNTPTPPAAPTAAPAASQSPTQTRSPAPTSTPPTEKQTRSPAPTTPTPTERQTSRDGVRALTPKPIILGGNRAKRRVETVRVEDKTPQPLAFIVPQNRDSSVRDLSGVKDINTTSSSFEAPKGPAAAQQGPSTRSESRRKSHMTEKPDTGSASSDVALNTTASEQSHRHRTVSSGAKRDGQESGKQDTVNGQDERPAPPQEVTPVTANKEKELEAHQGREKEKERTQLAPPAPQEPVSITSSRTTPAASGAPCKALSKTSPLTKQAAEMLQDIQGLHPTATPPKKPGLGCLDMPLPRTPGLGRLHEDSLDCLRTPGRQRPGREAEGTPRHLLPPATPELPACSPASETGSENSINMAAHTLMILSRAARTGGPLKDSLRQEEAAAPTAVCKSKKRKPSPADKKEHPGASSSKKKAKKQKRLLDSFPDDLDVDKFLSSLHYDE
- the LOC122128476 gene encoding protein NPAT-like isoform X3, with the protein product MLLPSDIARLVLGYLQQEGLSATSRAFVLESPNLKEYAEHSTEDGFIPACVFSLFGKNLKTILNEYVAAKTKEISEENQVPAMLTSLWKKLDVTLNQIKCMQNSPIVYSSQRMRTKNGIMRHRALSSPLASPIPGGVSVSSPIPTPHIDPGHSTPVCISSQQLRPSPLAFSHFQDGSRLSINLSHNTPLQIIVPDQRFTPGPLSPARRKCDSPRRRGGCLASGSGSTRASLVTSGLIQEGQSQEVGSENFPQMVIDSAREKILKDRSLQEKLAENINKILASDNSPQASKAACSSVDQDPSIDEILGLQGEIHMSDVAIHDILEQTESDPAFQALFELFDYGKGRTSGTEEIEGGQRDQDGEEIGFVEELADVVDPSPVQEDSASCAEPSSAPKSKTRGAQEAKNKRKSTPSSNASKNPTPILPSALTPRQPASENLASGRGSTLDPKQRGSRRHTRASQHASQASKSTAAEEEVSMDVDSPVAPETDSVPLTQEMPEASKGQSPEQPPATAGSSQLLGATPGLPLSILVSGATPGLPLSSLASGATPGLPLSSLVSGTTAGHEVQLESVQGQSAHRPVEKTPEVLSGPHTNKESVGEQGPLSSSPVKNSTQGREVIQKSQLPDRVRGSEVSSVLPLAPAACPAAVSSSSSSSAVQTDPNQIVSLKIIVSDEEEQPSTDPTLSQAVSSISEEGIPTIYLSSPAKSPARGVLLSAPSSGVTPEETVQAVSCLQRTEVSQDGHQRAPGGAGDGPKEPGFFQLLPASAGFSGPSSYFVVTDQMVPGDRQSSVVVVPGAPAVQGQVTTLPQVLATPPRSRAVPQSYGSTFIISSPIQSMLQNVVVPVSVMGQSNTGKFTVVPNQVLTLPCTTSVAQPAALVSKPKLAPRQDARNPGKTVKSGAGPVQKAAVPLPLPSPSPSPSPSTESMKTGGYVRMLCFDPPSSNTPTPPAAPTAAPAASQSPTQTRSPAPTSTPPTEKQTRSPAPTTPTPTERQTSRDGVRALTPKPIILGGNRAKRRVETVRVEDKTPQPLAFIVPQNRDSSVRDLSGVKDINTTSSSFEAPKGPAAAQQGPSTRSESRRKSHMTEKPDTGSASSDVALNTTASEQSHRHRTVSSGAKRDGQESGKQDTVNGQDERPAPPQEVTPVTANKEKELEAHQGREKEKERTQLAPPAPQEPVSITSSRTTPAASGAPCKALSKTSPLTKQAAEMLQDIQGLHPTATPPKKPGLGCLDMPLPRTPGLGRLHEDSLDCLRTPGRQRPGREAEGTPRHLLPPATPELPACSPASETGSENSINMAAHTLMILSRAARTGGPLKDSLRQEEAAAPTAVCKSKKRKPSPADKKEHPGASSSKKKAKKQKRLLDSFPDDLDVDKFLSSLHYDE